One genomic region from Moritella sp. F3 encodes:
- the phoU gene encoding phosphate signaling complex protein PhoU, translating to MDNLTLGRHISGQFNAELESIRNQVMVMGGLVEEQLNSAIEVLSSQDIDVANKIIDTDKSVNSMEVAIDESCTRIIAKRQPAASDLRLVMAIIKTITDLERIGDVADRIARTVIENRNKKSPPLVSMENMGRHTVKMLHDVLDAFARMDVDAAFKVYQEDVKVDREYESIIRELMTYMMEDPRSIPQVLNVLWCARALERVGDRCQNISEYIIYFVKGKDIRHINHDEVRDLLAK from the coding sequence ATGGATAATTTAACATTAGGCCGTCATATTTCTGGCCAATTTAATGCAGAGCTAGAAAGCATTCGTAACCAAGTCATGGTCATGGGTGGTTTGGTTGAAGAGCAGTTAAATTCAGCAATTGAAGTATTATCGTCACAAGATATCGACGTTGCGAACAAGATCATCGACACGGATAAAAGCGTTAACTCAATGGAAGTGGCGATTGATGAATCTTGCACGCGTATTATTGCAAAGCGTCAACCCGCGGCAAGTGATTTACGTTTAGTGATGGCGATTATTAAAACCATTACCGACTTAGAGCGTATTGGTGATGTTGCTGATCGCATCGCACGTACAGTGATTGAAAACCGTAACAAGAAATCACCGCCGCTAGTAAGCATGGAAAACATGGGCCGTCATACGGTTAAAATGTTACATGACGTACTGGATGCATTCGCGCGTATGGATGTTGATGCAGCGTTTAAAGTATATCAAGAAGATGTCAAAGTTGACCGCGAATACGAAAGTATCATCCGTGAGTTAATGACTTACATGATGGAAGATCCACGTTCAATCCCACAAGTACTGAATGTACTTTGGTGTGCTCGTGCATTAGAGCGTGTTGGTGACCGTTGTCAGAATATTTCTGAATACATTATTTACTTTGTTAAAGGTAAAGATATTCGCCATATTAATCACGACGAAGTGAGAGATTTACTCGCTAAATAA
- a CDS encoding NarK family nitrate/nitrite MFS transporter, with translation MGQEKFNILSFSGKMKTLHLSWMAFFITFVVWFNAAPLMLAIKDSMGLTTEEVKTLLILNVALTIPARVIIGMLTDKYGPRIVYSTLLAVCSIPCFMFALATTFEQLAIARFMMGLIGAGFVVGIRIVSEWFPANELGTAEGIYGGWGNFGSAAAAFTLPTVALLFGGENGWRYAIAITGLMSLLFSFVYYFNVTDTPKGATYFRPKKGGAMEVTSKGDFYLLLFMKLPMYLTLGLLAWKLLQIDMFTDTTTNAVYIGLAVLYVLDCWKTYQVNSNIFVKEVPEIERYKFKQVAVLNVLYFSTFGSELAVISMLPLFFAETFGLGMAEAGMVAASYAFMNLMSRPGGGWISDRFGRKKTLLILTAGLAVGYYAMSQITGEWSLAVAIATAMACSFFVQAGEGAVFAAVPLIKRRLTGQIAGMTGAYGNVGAVFYLTLYSIVSTQVFFYAIAITAIVGFIALLLMEEPKGHIAEVDEDGKVTLINVS, from the coding sequence ATGGGGCAAGAAAAATTTAACATATTGTCTTTTTCAGGGAAGATGAAAACATTACACCTATCGTGGATGGCGTTTTTTATTACTTTTGTCGTGTGGTTTAATGCCGCGCCATTAATGCTAGCGATTAAAGACAGCATGGGACTCACGACAGAAGAAGTCAAAACACTGTTAATCCTAAACGTGGCGTTGACTATTCCTGCACGCGTTATTATAGGCATGTTAACCGATAAGTACGGCCCTCGCATTGTCTATTCAACCTTGTTAGCGGTCTGTTCAATACCGTGTTTTATGTTTGCATTGGCAACGACTTTTGAACAGTTAGCTATCGCGCGTTTCATGATGGGTCTAATTGGTGCGGGTTTTGTTGTTGGTATCCGTATTGTCAGTGAATGGTTTCCGGCTAATGAATTAGGTACCGCGGAAGGTATTTATGGCGGTTGGGGTAATTTTGGTTCTGCGGCTGCAGCATTCACATTGCCGACAGTAGCTTTATTGTTTGGTGGTGAAAATGGTTGGCGTTATGCGATTGCCATTACTGGTTTAATGAGCTTACTATTCAGTTTTGTTTACTACTTTAACGTGACTGATACACCGAAAGGTGCGACGTACTTCCGCCCTAAAAAAGGTGGGGCAATGGAAGTGACCAGTAAAGGTGATTTCTATTTACTACTATTCATGAAGTTACCAATGTATCTTACGCTGGGCTTATTAGCGTGGAAACTGCTACAGATCGATATGTTCACCGACACCACCACTAATGCTGTTTATATTGGTTTAGCGGTGTTGTATGTATTGGATTGTTGGAAAACCTATCAAGTAAACAGCAATATCTTTGTGAAAGAAGTACCAGAGATTGAGCGTTATAAGTTTAAACAAGTCGCGGTACTTAACGTATTATATTTTTCGACATTTGGTTCTGAACTTGCGGTTATTTCGATGTTGCCGTTATTCTTTGCTGAAACCTTCGGTTTAGGCATGGCAGAAGCGGGGATGGTCGCAGCATCTTATGCCTTTATGAATCTGATGTCTCGTCCTGGTGGCGGTTGGATAAGTGATCGCTTTGGCCGTAAGAAAACCTTACTGATTCTGACAGCGGGCCTTGCGGTTGGCTACTATGCGATGTCACAAATCACTGGTGAGTGGTCACTTGCAGTTGCTATCGCGACTGCAATGGCGTGTTCGTTCTTCGTGCAAGCGGGTGAGGGGGCTGTATTTGCTGCTGTACCATTAATCAAGCGCCGTTTAACTGGGCAGATTGCAGGCATGACTGGCGCATACGGTAACGTTGGCGCAGTATTCTACTTAACGCTTTATTCAATTGTATCAACGCAAGTATTCTTCTACGCAATTGCGATCACCGCTATTGTGGGCTTTATTGCATTACTGCTAATGGAAGAGCCGAAAGGTCATATTGCAGAAGTAGATGAAGACGGTAAAGTCACATTAATTAATGTGTCATAA
- the pstB gene encoding phosphate ABC transporter ATP-binding protein PstB — protein MIDMSSNLTDVVSLDVNNLSAADTALEIKNLDLFYGDKQALFDVSMKIPKKQVTAFIGPSGCGKSTLLRCINRMNDLVDICHIKGDINLRDKNIYDRDVDVATLRRNVGMVFQRPNPFPKSIYENVVYGLRLQGINDKRRLDEAAESSLRGAAIWDEVKDRLHENAFGLSGGQQQRLVIARAIAIEPEILLLDEPTSALDPISTLVIEELITELKKKFTVVIVTHNMQQAARVSDHTAFMYMGKLVEYSDTNTLFTTPAKKQTEDYITGKYG, from the coding sequence ATGATTGATATGAGTTCAAATTTGACTGATGTAGTAAGCCTAGATGTTAATAACTTATCAGCAGCAGATACAGCATTAGAAATTAAAAACTTAGATTTATTCTATGGTGACAAGCAAGCTTTGTTCGATGTAAGTATGAAAATACCGAAAAAACAAGTCACCGCTTTCATTGGTCCGTCTGGTTGTGGTAAATCAACGCTATTACGTTGTATTAACCGCATGAATGATTTAGTTGATATCTGCCACATTAAAGGTGATATTAACTTACGCGATAAAAATATTTATGACCGTGATGTTGATGTTGCAACACTGCGCCGTAATGTTGGTATGGTGTTCCAGCGTCCTAATCCATTCCCTAAATCGATTTATGAGAATGTGGTTTATGGTTTACGCTTACAAGGCATTAATGATAAACGTCGTTTAGATGAAGCGGCTGAATCTTCATTACGTGGTGCTGCTATCTGGGATGAAGTAAAAGACCGTTTACACGAAAATGCATTCGGGCTATCGGGTGGTCAGCAACAACGTTTGGTTATCGCGCGTGCTATTGCGATTGAACCGGAAATTTTATTGTTAGATGAACCAACATCAGCACTGGATCCTATCTCTACACTTGTTATTGAAGAGTTGATCACTGAGCTGAAGAAAAAATTCACCGTTGTTATCGTAACGCATAACATGCAACAAGCTGCGCGTGTATCAGACCATACTGCATTTATGTATATGGGTAAGCTTGTTGAGTACTCTGACACAAATACGTTATTTACCACACCCGCTAAAAAGCAGACAGAAGATTATATTACGGGTAAATACGGTTAA
- the pstA gene encoding phosphate ABC transporter permease PstA: MKNWFRSGSPWIWMTGGAVSISLIAVLGLLMLIAWRGLTYFWPSAIHEFNVQLEDGSSRVVIGEIYDREVVPIQRLLEAGVKIDPTLETVERILVKTGNREYVDLDFSWLLGTAITQQSTPAAVAVFERFNNGNFYGYPIAVEEAGTKKALTSAMQLETLIDRAVALNDKAQALQKGKISSVNYELERIRLKLRSYELKGELTSEIESKYSKISEGLRAEYQIYEAQLFSYRDQANRDAVIVKDMRGEEVRIPLSNVLEVTYPNDMGIVSKIMHWFGNMGSFVTSDPREANTEGGVFPAIFGTIFMVMLMAVIVTPLGVVAAIYLHEYAPKNGVTKMIRIAVINLAGVPSIVYGVFGLGFFVYMLGGSIDELFYPESSPSPVFGSPGVLWSALTLAILTLPVVIVSTEEGLSRIPTSLRQGSLALGATKFETLWRIIVPMASPAIMTGLILAVARAAGEVAPLMLVGVVKLAPTLPVDMNFPYVHVERKFMHLGFHIYDVGFQSPNVEAARPLVYATSFLLVTVIIGLNLTAIAVRNHLREKFKNLEL; the protein is encoded by the coding sequence ATGAAAAATTGGTTTCGCTCAGGATCGCCTTGGATATGGATGACAGGTGGTGCTGTAAGCATAAGTTTGATTGCCGTACTTGGTTTGTTAATGTTGATCGCATGGCGTGGTCTGACTTACTTCTGGCCAAGTGCGATACATGAATTTAATGTACAGCTAGAAGATGGCTCGAGTCGTGTTGTTATTGGTGAAATCTACGACCGTGAAGTCGTGCCTATTCAACGTTTACTTGAAGCTGGCGTAAAGATTGATCCAACGCTAGAAACGGTTGAGCGTATTTTAGTTAAAACCGGTAACCGTGAATATGTTGATTTAGATTTCAGCTGGTTATTGGGTACGGCTATCACACAACAATCAACGCCTGCTGCCGTTGCTGTGTTTGAACGTTTCAATAATGGTAATTTTTATGGTTACCCAATTGCTGTCGAAGAAGCTGGAACAAAGAAAGCGTTAACTTCTGCGATGCAATTAGAAACCTTAATTGACCGTGCTGTTGCGTTAAACGATAAAGCACAAGCGCTACAGAAAGGTAAAATTAGTTCAGTAAACTATGAGTTAGAACGTATTCGTTTAAAGCTACGCAGTTATGAACTCAAAGGTGAGTTGACTAGCGAAATTGAAAGTAAGTACAGCAAGATATCTGAAGGACTGCGTGCTGAATATCAAATTTATGAAGCGCAATTATTCAGTTATCGTGACCAAGCTAATCGTGACGCTGTTATTGTAAAAGACATGCGTGGTGAGGAAGTACGTATTCCATTATCCAACGTATTGGAAGTGACTTATCCGAATGATATGGGTATCGTCAGCAAAATTATGCATTGGTTTGGTAACATGGGTAGTTTTGTGACGAGCGACCCACGTGAAGCAAATACCGAAGGCGGTGTTTTCCCTGCTATCTTTGGTACTATCTTCATGGTGATGTTGATGGCTGTGATTGTTACACCATTGGGTGTCGTCGCTGCGATTTACTTACATGAATATGCACCGAAAAACGGTGTGACTAAAATGATCCGTATTGCGGTAATTAACCTTGCTGGTGTGCCATCAATTGTATACGGTGTATTTGGTCTAGGTTTCTTTGTTTACATGTTAGGTGGTTCGATTGACGAACTCTTCTATCCTGAATCATCCCCATCACCGGTATTTGGTTCGCCAGGCGTATTATGGTCGGCATTAACGCTTGCTATCTTAACGCTACCAGTTGTGATTGTATCAACGGAAGAAGGCTTATCACGTATACCGACATCATTACGTCAAGGTTCGCTGGCACTGGGTGCGACGAAGTTTGAAACGTTATGGCGTATTATTGTGCCAATGGCGAGCCCGGCTATTATGACCGGCCTGATTCTTGCTGTTGCACGTGCTGCTGGTGAAGTTGCCCCATTAATGCTGGTGGGTGTAGTTAAACTCGCGCCGACATTACCGGTTGATATGAACTTCCCATATGTTCACGTAGAACGTAAGTTCATGCACTTAGGTTTTCACATTTATGATGTTGGTTTCCAAAGTCCAAACGTTGAAGCGGCACGACCATTAGTTTATGCCACATCGTTCTTGTTAGTGACGGTTATTATCGGCCTAAACTTAACGGCAATTGCAGTGCGTAACCATTTACGCGAAAAATTCAAAAATTTAGAACTATAG
- a CDS encoding glycine cleavage system protein R, which translates to MLKQLIVTLIGDDKSGLINNLSRVVAEHKGNWLASNMSELAGQFAGILQISVEDEYYRDLCEALSLIPGLTINFAEGKDQNIWQKSPCLIIQDTDRPGIINEVSQVLTQYGIELKAITTHCKDLWQSDNNCFYAKLKLALPDNLDFDNFNIALTKISPTLISEMTEA; encoded by the coding sequence ATGCTTAAACAACTTATCGTAACGCTTATTGGTGATGACAAATCAGGTCTCATCAATAATTTATCGCGTGTCGTCGCTGAACATAAGGGCAATTGGTTAGCAAGTAATATGAGTGAGCTCGCAGGGCAATTTGCTGGCATTCTACAAATTTCAGTTGAAGATGAGTATTACCGTGATTTATGTGAAGCATTAAGCCTCATTCCAGGCCTGACCATTAATTTCGCAGAAGGTAAAGATCAAAATATCTGGCAAAAATCACCTTGTCTAATTATTCAAGACACAGACAGACCAGGGATTATTAATGAAGTATCTCAAGTGCTTACGCAGTATGGCATTGAGTTAAAAGCGATCACAACACATTGTAAAGATCTATGGCAATCTGATAATAATTGTTTTTATGCCAAGCTGAAGCTCGCGTTACCAGACAACCTAGATTTTGATAACTTTAATATCGCGCTGACAAAAATATCACCAACCTTAATTTCTGAAATGACAGAAGCCTAA
- a CDS encoding ABC transporter permease subunit: protein MAEQFSLTVAGSRKRLLKDKLAEYGIKMGGGVVLMTLLLIFFYLLYVVYPVFESAKIESKAQYSQSFAGKTYALAMEEQNEIAYRYSDLGINFFNTTNPDVALMQYALPQQAASFGESGPTSSAVVFGLSDGHAIVAAADFDITYPGDKRLITPQVEFPFGEQPIEVDSQGQALQHIAIEVEGEDAAIVAVTADNRGVLLRYVAEENFMTEELEWSSETIELPSMPMDVEQVLLTPNFRFIFMRSGNKLSIYDIRDTDDISIVEVLDINEHQQNVTHVALLTGASSLLVGNDNGVVSQWFEVAKDGERKFTKIRQFDAKSSVTDITIEYSRKGFMTVGADNSLSIFHTTGETTLLHQDLKMGSLQHLAISPRANAFLVESEQGIGFYKLTNEHPEVTWSALWQEVWYEGYPEPDYIWQSTSASDDFEPKLSLVPITFGTIKAAFYAMLFAVPIAVAGAIYTAYFMNSGLRKVIKPTVEIMEALPTVILGFLAGLWLAPFVEMHLPGVMMIAVLLPFSAVMVAAIWHFLPQSFVNRVPQGAHVIILLPVLLLVGYLSVLASPLVEDLVFDGDARAYINDIFGFDQRNSLIVGIAMGFAVIPTIFSIAEDAIFSVPKHLTQGSLALGATSWQTLVKVVLLTASPGIFSAVMMGLGRAVGETMIVLMATGNTPVMDFNIFSGMRTLAANIAVEMPESEVGSSHYRVLFLAAFVLFVLTFVFNTLAEFVRQRLREKYSAI from the coding sequence ATGGCTGAACAGTTTTCTTTAACGGTTGCGGGCTCCCGCAAGCGCTTACTTAAAGATAAACTCGCAGAATACGGTATTAAAATGGGCGGTGGTGTTGTACTGATGACACTGTTGTTAATATTTTTCTATCTATTGTATGTGGTTTATCCGGTTTTTGAATCTGCTAAAATAGAATCAAAAGCACAATACAGCCAATCTTTTGCTGGTAAAACCTACGCATTAGCAATGGAAGAGCAAAATGAAATTGCTTACCGTTATAGTGACTTAGGGATTAACTTCTTTAACACCACTAACCCTGATGTGGCGTTGATGCAATATGCATTACCACAGCAAGCGGCGTCGTTTGGCGAAAGTGGACCAACATCATCAGCTGTCGTTTTCGGTTTAAGTGATGGTCATGCGATTGTTGCAGCTGCAGATTTCGACATTACATACCCAGGCGATAAGCGTCTTATCACACCTCAAGTTGAGTTCCCATTTGGCGAACAACCAATTGAAGTTGATAGCCAGGGCCAAGCATTACAGCATATTGCCATTGAAGTTGAAGGTGAAGATGCAGCTATCGTTGCTGTCACTGCCGACAATCGTGGTGTGTTGTTACGTTATGTTGCGGAAGAAAACTTCATGACAGAAGAATTGGAGTGGAGCAGCGAAACAATCGAACTGCCTTCAATGCCAATGGATGTTGAGCAAGTATTGCTAACACCGAACTTCCGTTTCATCTTTATGCGTAGCGGTAACAAACTCTCTATTTACGATATTCGTGATACTGATGATATTTCTATTGTTGAAGTACTCGACATTAATGAACATCAACAGAATGTGACTCATGTTGCACTGCTGACAGGCGCAAGTTCATTATTGGTTGGTAACGACAACGGCGTAGTAAGTCAATGGTTTGAAGTGGCTAAAGATGGTGAGCGTAAGTTTACTAAGATCCGTCAGTTTGATGCAAAATCAAGTGTCACCGATATTACGATTGAATACTCACGTAAAGGTTTCATGACTGTGGGAGCGGATAATAGCTTAAGCATTTTCCACACCACGGGTGAAACGACATTATTACACCAAGACCTGAAAATGGGTTCACTGCAACACCTTGCAATCTCTCCTCGAGCAAATGCATTTTTAGTTGAATCAGAACAGGGTATTGGTTTCTACAAGCTCACTAATGAGCATCCAGAAGTAACATGGAGCGCATTGTGGCAAGAAGTTTGGTACGAAGGTTACCCTGAACCAGATTATATCTGGCAGTCAACGTCTGCATCAGACGACTTTGAGCCTAAGTTAAGCTTAGTGCCAATTACATTCGGTACGATTAAAGCGGCATTTTATGCGATGTTATTTGCTGTGCCAATCGCGGTTGCCGGTGCAATTTACACTGCGTACTTCATGAACTCAGGTTTACGTAAAGTCATTAAACCAACCGTTGAAATCATGGAAGCATTACCAACTGTTATCCTTGGTTTCCTTGCGGGTCTGTGGTTAGCGCCATTTGTGGAAATGCATTTACCTGGGGTCATGATGATCGCGGTGTTATTGCCATTCTCCGCCGTCATGGTCGCTGCCATTTGGCATTTCTTACCGCAGTCATTTGTTAATCGTGTTCCACAAGGTGCACACGTTATTATCCTATTACCGGTATTACTACTGGTCGGTTATTTATCGGTATTAGCAAGTCCGTTGGTAGAAGATTTAGTATTTGATGGCGATGCGCGTGCTTATATCAATGATATCTTTGGTTTCGACCAACGTAACTCACTGATTGTTGGTATTGCTATGGGCTTTGCGGTTATTCCGACTATTTTCTCAATCGCTGAAGATGCAATCTTTAGTGTACCGAAACACTTAACGCAAGGTTCATTAGCATTAGGTGCGACGAGCTGGCAGACACTGGTTAAAGTGGTATTGCTAACAGCGAGCCCTGGTATTTTCTCGGCCGTGATGATGGGCTTAGGCCGTGCGGTTGGTGAAACGATGATTGTATTAATGGCAACCGGTAACACCCCAGTAATGGACTTTAATATCTTCTCTGGTATGAGAACATTAGCAGCCAATATTGCGGTAGAAATGCCTGAATCAGAAGTGGGTAGTTCACATTACCGCGTACTGTTCTTAGCGGCATTCGTACTGTTTGTACTGACGTTTGTATTTAACACTCTTGCGGAATTCGTGAGACAGCGTTTACGTGAAAAATACAGCGCTATTTAA
- a CDS encoding alpha/beta fold hydrolase produces the protein MHSVLTAADGREIKLFAWLPEQDIRYVMVLSHGMAEHIQRYATFALACNAAGIAVYGANHRGHGDDAPVLGHYADDNGWQKVISDLDLIVDNVTARHHAPLILFGHSMGSFIAQQYAILHGCKLNGLVLSGSNYQNPIMYKLATLVSKIEKMRIGARSPSRFLDFVSFGAFNSKFQPTRTTSDWLSRDPIQVDKYIDDDYCGFPCSPQFWLDFMSGLITISQKSAIAKIPNQLPIYIFSGDKDPVGLQGKGVLALEQHITMNGCENVHLKLYPDGRHEMLNELNAREVFNDVTDWVTSKVS, from the coding sequence ATGCATTCTGTACTGACGGCCGCTGATGGTCGCGAGATAAAATTATTTGCTTGGTTACCTGAGCAGGACATCCGTTATGTGATGGTATTAAGCCATGGCATGGCTGAACATATTCAGCGTTATGCAACGTTTGCTTTAGCTTGTAATGCCGCTGGTATTGCAGTGTATGGTGCTAATCATCGTGGTCACGGTGATGATGCTCCAGTATTAGGGCATTACGCTGACGATAATGGCTGGCAGAAAGTGATCAGTGATTTAGACCTTATCGTTGACAATGTCACAGCACGTCATCATGCGCCGTTGATATTATTTGGCCATAGCATGGGATCTTTTATTGCGCAGCAATATGCGATCTTACATGGCTGTAAGCTGAATGGCTTAGTGCTCAGTGGCTCTAATTACCAAAATCCAATCATGTATAAATTGGCCACCTTAGTCAGCAAAATTGAAAAAATGCGTATTGGTGCGCGTTCGCCAAGTCGTTTTTTAGATTTTGTTTCATTTGGCGCATTCAATAGTAAATTCCAACCGACACGTACCACATCTGACTGGTTAAGCCGTGATCCCATACAAGTCGATAAATATATTGATGATGATTATTGTGGTTTTCCATGCTCGCCACAATTTTGGCTCGATTTTATGTCTGGGTTGATCACCATTAGTCAAAAATCAGCAATCGCCAAGATCCCTAATCAATTACCTATTTATATTTTTAGTGGCGATAAAGATCCGGTCGGTTTACAAGGTAAAGGTGTATTAGCATTAGAGCAGCACATTACAATGAATGGTTGTGAGAATGTACACCTTAAGCTTTATCCTGATGGCCGTCATGAGATGCTGAATGAGTTGAACGCGAGAGAGGTATTTAACGATGTAACAGATTGGGTTACATCAAAGGTCAGCTAA